aatatcatgtataaatattgtaggagtatttatataaatggcGTCCCAGGGACAGGAAAGACTGCCACTGTAAATGAAATTGTAAAGTGTCTAAAGAGATCTGTGGAAAAGGATAAACTGGTCTATTTTGATTTTGTTGAGATTAATGGTATGAAATTATCTGAGCCCAGACAGGCCtatgtacaaatttttaagCAATTATCTGGTAAAACTCTGACATGGGAACAAGCATATAATGcattagaaaagaaatttaacaGCAATACTAAAAGGCCAATGACATTGCTACTTGTAGATGAGgtatgttatattagtatttatttagcattattctttatataatatgtatttttatttatcttttaatttaaaaatgtattaattaaaattaaattttccatttttatattttaaaataaaattaaaccctTTAatcttatacttttattttttaatattcattataagACAATTTGTTGTCTTTTAAATCGtgtttacttaatttttataccattgtttttttttcttatttgtttcacttattgtttcaatttttgtagCTTGATTTATTATGTACAAAACGACAGGATGTAATATATAATCTGTTGGACTGGCCTACAAAAGCCTCTGCTCGATTAGTAGTTGTTACTATTGCTAATACTATGGATCTTCCAGAAAGAGTTTTAATGGGTAGAGTTACGTCGCGATTAGGTCTTACCCGAGTAACTTTTGAaccatataattataaacaattatacgAAATAGTATTAACAAGACTTAAAAATACTGATATCTTCGACaatgaaattatacaattaattgcaCGGTAAGCACATATggtctctttatttaaaatttctttgtttaagGAAGTTATTCAgtattttcacataatataagaatatcAAATTTTGAGGATacgtttatgattaatatataaacatttttaaatttttgaattttttaaaataacattgaatCTTATCAGAAAGAGAGTTTTAAGTAGTAATTTaatcgtaaataaaatataagaattttgaagaaatatatttataaaaatgtagtttaaagaacatttttgagtaaaaataaaaaaagtaatcacatatttttgtgtaaaaacatgaaatattcatcaataatacaatttttgttttaaatatagcATCATATTACTAAGAATGTGACGCTTGTTTctacatttataaaatgaacaatccttttttattttctctatattaatattataaagaaaatataaaaaaaaattatttttattgcttaaatttcgtttattattattttcaaaagatGGCAAGTTAAAAGATACATGAAAGATGAATGAAAAATTACATGACACTCCTCCAGTTTTTAAACTGGAgaacctttttaaatattttgttgatatattttttttattgcattttcgcataatacttttattattacagaCTGTTTTGAAATCTGGTccatttttattagtttttattttacactgattttttgataattaatttttataataaaattgacgaagcttgattaaaaatattctgagaatatcttatatattttgtattttagtaaGGTGTCCGCGGTATCGGGCGATGCCCGCCGCGCTTTGGACATTTGTCGCCGAGTGGCAGAAATTACCGAAATACGTAACAAGAGTACAGTAAGCGTTCAAGACGTAAATGAAGCTCTGTCAGAGATGATAATAAATCCGAAAGTTCAAGCGataaaatattgttcaaaatTTGAGCAAATATTCTTACAGGCTGTATGTGTGGAAGTCAAACGAATTGGTGTGGAAGAAGTGTGtttcataaatgtttataaacagTTTGACTCTTTATGTTCCTTTGATGGTTTGTATAGAAAATACTTATTAACAAGAGAATGTAATGtgtgtaaaagaatatttatgttattgtaATTTCTGTTTCTAGGTTACAAAACCCCTAATATTACTCAGACACTTGACATTTGCGCAAAATTGGGTGATTATAGATTACTGATATGCGAGTATTCAGGTAGTGATACACATCAAAAAATTCTATTGAATATATCGAAAGATGAGATGCACTATGCATTACAGAAAGTTGATTCTGAttaaagatatgtaaaattCGAATAATGTCCATAATTTATTActataacttaattttattatatataggaTTTATGTTTCTTTACGAATTccgatattacaatttattaatctctaatacatattaatcgctaatataaatatattttccttgtaatattgcaatgtttttaaactttttcaatttccGGCATGTCAAATAACGAGCCAAATTTGTTAAGGTACACTATtggtttttattgtattatagttATCTTTTATCAGATACCGCTAACACGACGTTCAGAAACGAAAAGtacaattctaaaatttttattttttactttatcgttacaataaaagtgattttattGCAGTGACGAGATTTGGTTAAAAtgagagaaaatataatatgatttaGATAATTGTcacaatctttaaaatatttttacttcgcACCTtactcacatttttatttatttaaaatgtaacgcATATTCCTTCGTTTTTGTCAACCTTCGGTTGGCAAGCAGTcgcttgtaaaaaatttttgcagttttaaaaaaactttgtttaaaaactttataatgataaaaaaaaactaaaatatatgttgcaaaaagttaaaatatttttttaatgaattgattttCCTTTTTGTTCGAAATGTAATATCATGTCGCGGTAAAATCGCGTTTATTGAATGAATATGTTCAGAAATGTACTATATGTTGAACTGTATGGCAATGAGTCAATctattattggaaaaattacaCAACTCAAGTTTACGGATGAACCCTTTCTTTTTCATTCATTAATGTACTGCATAACAGTATGTTGCTTCTTGTAATGTGTTGCAAAAATGGTacggttttgttttttttaaactttattattaaaaactattgatattatttgtaatacacATATTAAGTAAAGAAATCAATGAATAATGAAAAGTGATGATATCGACGAAAATATTCTTTCGTTATATAATGCTCAAAAGTGGGAAGCGATTGCTACTTTATCTTTCGCAAATGACGATTTTAAGTCTAGTAGATTATCATGGGTATTGCCTGATCTGAGTGATTTGTATTGGATTAATGATGTCGTacgacaatttaatttatttggaatTGTAAGCATTGGTTGTGGCAGTGGATTATTAGAGTggttattacaaaaatgttcaggtaaatctttaaaatattattgatattaatgtaTGTGTGCCTCTTTGATAAGTActgtaatttgtttattattattaatttttaaggatTGGAAATTGTGGGTATAGAATTGGATAGTTCTTGGTGGAACAGTAAATATTCTCCACctcaattcttaaaaaatattatctttgttgAAAATAAGTCAATAAATTTTCTAGTGCCAAAACGATACGCGATGTTATTTTGTTACTTCAATAACTGTGCGGCATTCTGTAATTACATAGAAAATTACAAGGGTGATTTAATTTTTGTCATTGGCCCTGCACAAGGAGCCAATTGTACAACAGATCCATTGCCGTTcgatgaaaaatttgaaaaatataattggaaATTAGTGAAGCAGAAGAAATTAATGTGttccaataattatattactgcatatagtaataaataatcaggattatatgttttaaataatgaatttaaaataaaataatatatatgaaaaatagtgtatatttcatattttattttgctcaaTTGactataaatttctatattgtCTTTTTTCATATCCGTTCCCTTCCTTATAAATCTTTAACACACATGCATTTTTATTGAACACGAAATGTAgtggtaaaaaaaaatgcatctaAAAGAGTATATAAGTTTAGTAGCTTACAaacttataacttaaaaaaaattatggcaatcaattttcttaagagaatcatttttattaagagaaaaaatctattttataatatacaatttaattttttttcctgattaagaaatatatatatattaattatataatttctgaaaataatttctgcaaaagttgaaaaattttaaattgctgTTACCACAGCAATTGTAGCCATGCCCGTGATTTAGGTcgagttttttaaattcatcgattgatcaatcgcttTTATGAAATAAggttgcatttgcgcataatgcaattgatcaatcgatgaattaaaaaactcgctcTTAGCTGATACGATTTTTCGAGGCATCTTTACAACGTGGAAATCAATGGAAATACACTATGATGCTAATATAGGTTAGAACTTCGGAAATTACGTTTGACTACGTCTTCCGCCGTCCGCCCACGCCCGCCCCGTCTGTGCGTAGCGACCGTGGTgggaatacgaggtgtgttcaaaaagtatcgcgaattttgtgttttttcaaagattatttatttattcatgaatatctattttgtccccttcaaagtaatccccatgagatattatacacttgtgccaacggtttttccaatcttcgaagcacttcaaaaaatcatttttttttatcttgttcagctcctccttcgatgccgtctttatctcgtcaagcgtagcgtaacgtcgtcctttcatgggcctcttcagtttagggaacaagaaaaagtcacagggggccagatctggggaatacggtggctgcggcatcattagtgtgttgtttttggccaaaaagtcgcgcacaagcaacgatgtgtgagcaggggcgttatcgtggtgcaaaagccaatttttgttcttccacaaatccgggcgtttctggcggattgcttcgcgcaaattgcgcataacttgcaggtaatattccttattgaccgttctaccctgtggcaagaactcatgatgcaccacgcccctgcaatcgaagaaaactgtcagcaaaactttcacattcgtccgaacttggcgcgcttttttcggtcttggttcgtgcggcagcttccattgagatgattgagctttggtttccacgtcataaccataaacccacgattcgtcaccagttatgaccctctggagcaaatttgggtcgtcgcggacagagtccaacatctcattagcaatgttcatgcgatgctgtttttggtcgcaattgagcaattttggtacgaatttcgcggcgacccgtctcatgcccaaatcattgataaaaatcgaatggcacgagccaatcgatatgtttaggtcctcagcaacttctctaacggtgattcgacgattggccaataccattttctccacttaattaattttttcgtctgttgttgaagtgctcgggcgtccggcacgctcttcgtcgttcacatcttc
The Solenopsis invicta isolate M01_SB chromosome 16, UNIL_Sinv_3.0, whole genome shotgun sequence genome window above contains:
- the LOC105193862 gene encoding uncharacterized protein LOC105193862, yielding MKSDDIDENILSLYNAQKWEAIATLSFANDDFKSSRLSWVLPDLSDLYWINDVVRQFNLFGIVSIGCGSGLLEWLLQKCSGLEIVGIELDSSWWNSKYSPPQFLKNIIFVENKSINFLVPKRYAMLFCYFNNCAAFCNYIENYKGDLIFVIGPAQGANCTTDPLPFDEKFEKYNWKLVKQKKLMCSNNYITAYSNK